A DNA window from Paenibacillus andongensis contains the following coding sequences:
- a CDS encoding glycosyltransferase family 4 protein produces the protein MRILLATYWQLPFVGGVSSYMELLKQRLEAMGHEVDILGNGIDRYHILHNYRSIDKEKIMPLLYAKLHPQVAPLLHQHVNVLHAEFDRYCLELSAAYLGLHKYDLIHTQDILSTRAFNRVKPKTTPLVATIHGCAAREVLIEQSAYMPEETIKNSIVWKYYSSLERCGVSSSDVAITPSHWLKNMLVNEFGVPLEQFTVIPHGLDIPAFLQNMEHGQLVENPMGKKVIICTCRLDHIKGVHILLHALSKVKAIRNDWVCWIAGDGQQNWKLQQLASELGIQEDVRFLGRRDDVPYLLRHSDMLVMSSLQENQPFSVMEAQIAGLPVIVSDVGGLPEMVDHGVNGLTFPSGNNDVLAGHIVTLLENDLYRETMGTKAREWGMKMWSLDTMMERLLQIYDLAKSRSSCKEPVPLHWNLSMKGLVGMEVTGDDYNRLFTELVSTPDISVDYFTWNKLFNSLPRDYLLPDQAFLALLRE, from the coding sequence ATGAGAATACTGCTCGCGACCTACTGGCAATTACCCTTCGTAGGAGGGGTATCATCTTACATGGAGCTGCTTAAGCAAAGGCTAGAAGCTATGGGGCACGAGGTTGACATATTGGGGAACGGAATCGATAGGTACCATATCCTTCATAATTACCGCTCTATTGATAAAGAAAAAATCATGCCTTTGTTGTATGCAAAGCTGCATCCGCAAGTCGCACCACTGCTGCATCAGCATGTCAATGTTCTTCATGCCGAGTTCGATCGGTATTGTCTGGAATTGTCGGCAGCTTACCTCGGATTGCATAAATATGACCTGATTCATACCCAGGATATACTATCCACGAGAGCGTTCAACCGTGTAAAACCGAAAACGACACCGCTAGTAGCCACCATTCACGGCTGCGCAGCTAGAGAGGTTTTGATTGAACAATCGGCGTATATGCCGGAAGAAACGATCAAAAATTCAATCGTCTGGAAATATTATTCAAGCCTAGAACGGTGCGGAGTCAGTTCCAGCGATGTGGCCATCACGCCTTCGCATTGGTTGAAAAATATGCTGGTCAACGAATTTGGAGTTCCTCTCGAACAGTTTACCGTTATTCCTCACGGATTGGATATTCCAGCTTTTCTTCAAAATATGGAGCATGGCCAACTAGTTGAAAATCCAATGGGGAAAAAAGTGATCATTTGCACATGCCGCCTCGACCATATCAAAGGCGTGCATATTCTGCTTCACGCCTTGTCTAAGGTGAAAGCTATACGAAATGATTGGGTTTGCTGGATCGCTGGGGATGGACAGCAAAACTGGAAGCTCCAGCAGCTGGCATCCGAACTTGGTATACAGGAGGATGTAAGGTTTCTGGGACGTAGGGACGACGTTCCTTATTTACTAAGGCATTCCGACATGTTAGTGATGTCGAGCCTTCAGGAAAACCAGCCTTTTTCCGTCATGGAAGCGCAAATAGCGGGCTTGCCCGTGATCGTGTCCGATGTTGGGGGGCTTCCTGAAATGGTGGATCATGGCGTGAACGGATTGACTTTTCCAAGTGGAAATAACGATGTTTTGGCAGGTCATATTGTTACTCTATTGGAGAACGATTTGTACCGCGAAACAATGGGAACAAAGGCCCGAGAATGGGGAATGAAGATGTGGTCGCTGGATACGATGATGGAGCGATTATTGCAGATTTACGATCTTGCTAAGAGTCGTTCTTCATGCAAGGAACCTGTTCCTCTTCATTGGAATTTGAGCATGAAGGGGCTTGTTGGGATGGAAGTCACAGGAGATGATTATAATCGACTATTTACTGAGCTGGTCTCCACTCCCGATATTTCAGTAGATTACTTCACTTGGAACAAGCTGTTTAATTCTCTACCTAGAGATTATTTGTTGCCAGATCAAGCCTTTCTGGCGTTGTTGCGCGAATAG
- a CDS encoding NAD-dependent epimerase/dehydratase family protein yields MDAIILNADAGKETILITGANGFTGQHACEHFSASGMKVIAVVRKENTLVVHADQVQICDLTDRLKVHQLIRETMPNYVLHLAGRNAVQDSWADPIGHMDANVMATLYLLNALRGYPDCRIVVAGSMLSFTLNENPQPLHPYSLSKTFQMLAAQSWSHLFQQQIMVARPSNLIGPGYSNGLCGILAKKAVKIENGVENTPFRLSSLIEQRDYVDIRDAVKAYEHILLYGTAGTVYPVGSGSNRTIGEIVKAFQSMIAVEIPLEIGQIDGYVPPNPIDLALMKALGWRPEISFEQSIADIIHFYRAES; encoded by the coding sequence TTGGATGCGATCATCTTGAACGCAGATGCAGGTAAAGAAACTATTCTCATTACGGGTGCTAACGGCTTTACCGGTCAACATGCCTGCGAGCATTTTAGCGCTAGCGGCATGAAGGTGATTGCTGTAGTTAGGAAAGAGAACACGTTAGTTGTTCATGCAGATCAAGTTCAAATTTGCGATTTGACCGATAGGTTGAAGGTTCATCAGCTGATCCGGGAAACGATGCCCAATTACGTACTGCATTTGGCTGGACGAAATGCGGTACAAGATTCTTGGGCTGACCCGATCGGACACATGGATGCGAATGTGATGGCGACTCTATATCTTCTAAACGCCTTGCGGGGCTACCCCGATTGCCGCATTGTCGTAGCGGGATCGATGCTTAGTTTTACGTTGAACGAAAATCCACAACCCCTACATCCTTATAGCCTTAGTAAAACGTTCCAAATGTTGGCTGCTCAGTCGTGGTCTCATTTATTTCAACAACAGATCATGGTGGCAAGGCCTTCCAATTTGATAGGCCCAGGGTATTCCAACGGATTATGCGGGATTTTGGCAAAGAAGGCGGTCAAGATTGAAAATGGTGTAGAGAACACCCCTTTCCGGCTTTCTTCCTTGATCGAGCAGCGCGATTATGTTGACATTCGGGATGCTGTCAAGGCCTATGAGCATATCCTGCTGTATGGAACGGCGGGAACGGTTTATCCGGTAGGTTCAGGCAGTAATCGAACCATTGGGGAGATCGTGAAAGCATTCCAATCGATGATCGCTGTGGAAATACCATTGGAAATTGGACAAATCGATGGTTATGTACCTCCTAACCCAATAGACTTAGCGCTCATGAAAGCCCTAGGGTGGAGGCCCGAAATCTCCTTTGAACAATCCATAGCGGATATTATCCATTTCTATCGAGCCGAATCATAA
- a CDS encoding glycosyltransferase — protein sequence MYPRVSIIIPFYNCPYIEQSIVSALGQTYPNVEIIVVDDGSTVHTDKIAPFLTRVHYLGKANGGTASALNHGIRMASGDYIAWLSSDDMFYPDKIERQLNFMLAHHSVISYTAFDEIDAYNNVTNRSVGARFASQVDFIRSLISHDPINGCTVMMKTELLSYIGLFNESLPFTHDYDLWLRAVLGRVYVHFLDQSLTMYRWHSDMGTRKHWPAIEREIAYIQGIYRAQLQDYIQQLGG from the coding sequence ATGTACCCAAGAGTATCGATCATCATCCCCTTTTACAATTGTCCTTATATCGAACAATCGATTGTTAGTGCGCTTGGCCAAACCTATCCGAATGTCGAGATCATCGTTGTTGATGATGGATCTACCGTGCACACGGACAAAATCGCTCCGTTTCTTACCCGTGTTCATTACTTGGGAAAGGCAAACGGCGGAACGGCGAGTGCACTTAATCATGGCATCCGCATGGCATCGGGAGACTACATCGCTTGGCTTAGTTCAGACGATATGTTTTATCCGGATAAGATTGAGCGCCAACTGAATTTCATGCTGGCCCACCATTCTGTGATCAGTTATACGGCTTTCGATGAAATCGACGCTTACAACAACGTGACGAACCGCAGCGTCGGAGCACGGTTTGCAAGCCAAGTTGATTTCATCCGCTCGCTGATCAGCCACGATCCGATTAACGGTTGTACGGTCATGATGAAGACGGAACTACTCTCGTATATCGGCTTATTTAACGAATCACTTCCTTTTACGCATGATTATGATTTGTGGCTTCGCGCCGTGTTAGGGCGAGTGTACGTTCATTTTCTGGATCAGTCGTTGACGATGTATCGTTGGCACAGCGATATGGGCACCCGTAAGCATTGGCCAGCTATCGAGCGGGAAATTGCCTATATACAAGGAATATATAGAGCTCAGCTTCAAGATTACATTCAACAACTCGGAGGATGA
- a CDS encoding glycosyltransferase family 4 protein: MKLLFIFYTPSGGMEMLNRQRANALQKNGIDCHLLYLENGAGLQNIEGISTHILTDDISIGNLLQKEQYDALIVTSNYYLLPRLRQMGFSKPIIFEAQGLGTKEFARYTIYDAIPYIRSYVDALLYPQTPHLMQLFQEYYPSFRHFCFHNCIDSAQFTYQPHQRLTYPVIGWVGRADANKNWRAMLEISQRLIAYCPGLKLWLFEDSYMGDEKTLYETALDQPEFAGHVVRHSNVPNRHMRDYYSIIGDSGGFLLSTSVTEGFGYAMVEAMCCLCPVVSSDSDGNGSFLLPNVTGKMYQQGDISQAVQEGIYLLMNPQSREAIRTQARRHIEQHFSLDAYCRNFVSMLNQLDVF; encoded by the coding sequence ATGAAACTACTCTTTATTTTCTATACGCCTAGCGGCGGCATGGAGATGCTCAATCGGCAAAGAGCCAATGCACTACAGAAGAACGGAATCGACTGCCATTTGCTGTATTTGGAAAATGGCGCAGGGCTGCAAAATATCGAGGGCATCAGCACCCACATACTGACAGACGACATATCTATCGGTAACTTGTTGCAAAAAGAGCAGTATGACGCTCTTATTGTTACTTCCAACTATTATCTGCTGCCCCGTCTTCGTCAAATGGGATTTTCCAAGCCGATCATCTTCGAAGCGCAAGGACTGGGGACGAAAGAATTTGCTCGGTATACGATCTATGATGCTATTCCTTACATCAGGAGCTATGTAGATGCGCTGTTATACCCCCAAACCCCACATCTTATGCAGCTTTTTCAAGAGTACTATCCTTCTTTTAGACACTTCTGCTTTCATAATTGCATCGATAGCGCACAATTTACGTATCAACCGCATCAGAGGCTAACTTATCCTGTTATTGGTTGGGTAGGACGCGCGGATGCGAACAAAAATTGGCGAGCCATGCTGGAAATTAGCCAGCGACTGATTGCTTATTGTCCAGGTCTGAAACTGTGGCTGTTTGAGGATTCCTATATGGGTGACGAGAAAACGCTTTATGAAACTGCTTTGGACCAGCCGGAATTTGCTGGCCATGTAGTCCGGCATTCGAATGTACCGAACCGGCACATGCGCGATTATTATTCAATCATTGGAGATTCAGGCGGCTTTTTGCTTTCTACGTCTGTCACCGAAGGCTTTGGCTACGCCATGGTGGAAGCGATGTGCTGCCTTTGTCCTGTCGTGAGCTCAGACTCTGACGGGAACGGAAGCTTTTTGCTGCCTAATGTGACCGGGAAAATGTATCAACAAGGCGATATAAGCCAAGCGGTGCAAGAGGGAATCTACTTATTAATGAACCCGCAGTCAAGAGAAGCAATTCGAACTCAAGCACGACGGCACATTGAGCAGCATTTTTCTCTTGACGCTTATTGTCGCAACTTTGTGTCCATGCTCAATCAACTTGACGTGTTTTAA
- a CDS encoding exo-alpha-sialidase: MAVVNITAGSPGAHHEPSVAVSVLNPNIINAVAVDTSTGATQIGIYRSINGGSTWSTGVLPLPAGWAGMEGATINYTLPNTFVVCAHAFNGFEDGSIFVYRSIDNGVTFSAPILVARGFGTVVHYDIPYSAADESPSSPFLGFTYLTYVPLFDFEFGSGNAAIFFQRSLDAGLTWEEPIRISEPFGLQNRAAISVGLTGEVYVGWILTGPTNPTFLIRRSLDGGVNFQPNINALPAKVADVVLVPTTLPGYTFRTLTLASLASDISAGPFGGNIYAVWQDNRQGYSDVFLSTSQDGLLWSPPLSITGAPAGSQNFFPYVTVSPFTGAVFVVYYTNRFNPPLLDVFVAESFNGGGFFTNRRVTQTSFDPDSQPLIGDYLTASVIKPQTLAAVWAATTPPFGKLDVYFGT, encoded by the coding sequence ATGGCCGTTGTAAACATTACAGCCGGTTCTCCGGGAGCTCATCACGAACCCTCTGTTGCCGTTAGCGTTCTAAATCCCAATATCATCAACGCCGTCGCTGTCGACACCTCCACGGGCGCTACGCAAATCGGAATCTATCGGAGTATCAACGGAGGCAGTACTTGGAGTACAGGCGTGCTACCCCTGCCAGCAGGATGGGCGGGAATGGAAGGAGCGACGATCAACTATACGTTACCCAATACTTTCGTTGTTTGTGCTCACGCTTTTAACGGTTTCGAGGACGGCAGTATATTCGTGTACCGCTCTATAGACAACGGTGTAACCTTCAGTGCTCCGATCCTCGTAGCCAGAGGGTTTGGCACTGTCGTGCATTATGACATCCCTTATTCAGCTGCCGATGAATCCCCATCCAGTCCATTCCTCGGGTTTACCTATCTGACGTACGTTCCTTTGTTTGACTTTGAATTCGGCAGCGGAAATGCAGCCATTTTCTTTCAGAGATCGCTGGATGCGGGACTGACTTGGGAGGAACCGATAAGGATTTCAGAACCGTTCGGTTTACAGAATCGTGCTGCTATTTCTGTAGGACTGACAGGAGAAGTGTATGTGGGGTGGATCTTGACAGGGCCGACGAACCCGACATTTTTGATTCGGCGCTCCTTGGACGGAGGGGTCAACTTTCAGCCGAATATTAATGCATTACCAGCGAAAGTAGCCGATGTAGTCCTCGTGCCGACTACGCTTCCCGGCTACACGTTCCGTACCCTTACTTTGGCAAGCCTGGCATCGGATATTTCCGCTGGACCGTTCGGCGGGAACATCTACGCGGTTTGGCAGGATAACCGACAAGGATATTCAGATGTTTTCCTTAGTACCTCCCAAGACGGGCTGCTGTGGTCACCGCCATTAAGCATTACCGGCGCACCAGCCGGTTCCCAAAACTTTTTCCCTTACGTAACCGTTTCTCCCTTTACCGGAGCAGTATTTGTCGTTTACTACACCAATCGATTTAACCCACCTCTGCTGGATGTGTTCGTGGCCGAATCATTCAATGGCGGAGGATTCTTTACGAATCGAAGAGTGACGCAAACCTCCTTTGATCCGGATAGTCAGCCGCTAATCGGTGACTATCTCACCGCCTCTGTCATAAAGCCGCAAACACTGGCAGCGGTTTGGGCGGCAACAACGCCGCCATTCGGGAAGCTGGATGTTTATTTCGGGACATAA
- a CDS encoding glycosyltransferase family 4 protein has protein sequence MKILLATYWLLPHLGGVWPYMNQIKQKLEAMGHSVDLMGNSPDFTKFHMVSDHREIAKDVLKPLLFAKLNAAAFPSLHADRWVYETEIDRYCMELAAAYFGLEQYDLIHTQDVISTRALSRVKPKKTPLVANIHGSIAREVMLAVYHQNPNSELRKLPIWNYYRTMEYYGATSADIALTSTYWMKNLMTEEYGVPAANIDVFQYGLDTDTFWRKYSEGTSIRRPRDKKVIICPARLVFIKGIEVLLSALGKLKQARSDWVCWIVGDGELKSALEQQAAALGLRDHVQFLGYRDDIPALLGLADIFALPSIQDNQPFSVMEAQMIGLPSVVSDAGGLPEMVEHGITGLVSPVGDAGMMAHHLGLLLQEDAYRKQLGANAKRWGESHWSLDLMIARMLAIYNKAMEKAGGRYGVF, from the coding sequence ATGAAAATTTTGCTGGCTACTTACTGGCTGCTTCCGCATCTTGGGGGAGTATGGCCGTATATGAACCAGATTAAGCAAAAGTTGGAGGCAATGGGGCATAGCGTTGATTTAATGGGAAACAGCCCTGATTTCACCAAGTTCCATATGGTTTCCGATCATCGTGAGATAGCGAAGGATGTTCTGAAGCCTTTACTATTCGCGAAGCTCAATGCGGCGGCATTTCCTTCTCTACATGCCGACCGTTGGGTTTACGAAACAGAAATCGACCGTTATTGCATGGAACTGGCCGCTGCTTATTTCGGTTTGGAACAGTATGATTTGATTCATACGCAAGATGTTATTTCCACGCGCGCGCTTAGTCGGGTAAAACCGAAAAAGACACCGCTCGTCGCCAATATTCATGGTTCGATTGCCAGAGAAGTTATGCTTGCCGTCTATCATCAAAACCCTAACAGCGAATTGCGAAAGCTGCCGATCTGGAATTACTACAGAACGATGGAATATTATGGCGCAACCTCAGCCGACATTGCGCTGACTTCGACCTACTGGATGAAGAACCTAATGACTGAGGAGTATGGAGTCCCGGCGGCTAACATCGATGTTTTCCAGTACGGGCTAGATACGGACACCTTCTGGCGTAAATATTCGGAAGGCACTTCCATAAGGCGGCCGAGGGACAAGAAAGTAATCATTTGTCCGGCCCGTTTGGTGTTTATTAAGGGGATAGAGGTATTACTTTCAGCGCTTGGGAAGCTGAAACAAGCACGCAGCGACTGGGTTTGTTGGATTGTCGGGGATGGGGAATTGAAGTCGGCTCTTGAACAGCAGGCGGCAGCTCTTGGTTTGCGAGATCATGTGCAGTTTCTGGGGTATCGTGACGATATCCCGGCTCTACTCGGATTAGCGGATATTTTCGCGTTGCCCAGCATTCAGGATAACCAGCCGTTTTCTGTCATGGAGGCACAAATGATTGGTTTGCCTTCCGTGGTCTCCGACGCAGGAGGGCTGCCGGAAATGGTAGAGCACGGCATAACGGGGCTCGTTTCCCCTGTAGGTGATGCGGGCATGATGGCTCATCATCTGGGTTTGCTGCTTCAAGAAGATGCTTATCGGAAACAGCTTGGTGCAAACGCTAAAAGATGGGGAGAGAGCCACTGGTCGTTGGATCTCATGATTGCACGAATGTTGGCGATATATAACAAAGCTATGGAAAAGGCGGGTGGTAGATATGGGGTCTTTTAG
- a CDS encoding glycosyltransferase family 2 protein has translation MQPKVSIIIPFYNCPYIDQAIASAIGQTYSNVEIIVVDDGSTIHADKIGPFKDRVYYLGKANGGTASALNHGIRYASGEYVAWLSSDDIFFPDKVEKQLAFMQANQSMISYTSFDEINEHNQVLNCSAGTRFPSYLDFVKFWLQTDPINGCTVIMQKQLFSLVGYFDEGLLYTHDYDLWLRVLLNRIPIHFLDESLIMYRWHEQMGTKKHWPAIEREIAFTKAKYREQLLALIAQMGG, from the coding sequence GTGCAGCCCAAAGTATCGATCATCATTCCGTTCTACAACTGTCCGTATATCGACCAAGCGATTGCAAGCGCTATTGGCCAAACCTACTCAAACGTAGAGATTATAGTCGTGGATGACGGTTCCACGATTCACGCTGATAAGATTGGGCCTTTCAAGGACCGAGTATATTATCTTGGCAAGGCCAACGGGGGAACGGCTAGTGCCTTAAATCACGGAATCCGGTACGCTTCCGGGGAATACGTGGCGTGGCTCAGCTCCGACGATATATTTTTTCCGGACAAAGTAGAGAAACAACTAGCTTTTATGCAGGCGAATCAATCCATGATCAGCTACACCTCATTCGATGAAATCAATGAACATAATCAGGTTCTTAACTGTTCGGCAGGAACTCGTTTCCCAAGTTACCTCGATTTCGTCAAGTTTTGGCTGCAAACGGATCCTATCAACGGATGTACGGTTATAATGCAGAAGCAATTATTTTCGCTTGTCGGTTACTTTGACGAAGGACTGCTCTACACGCACGATTACGATCTTTGGCTGCGCGTTCTGTTGAATCGCATACCGATCCATTTTCTGGATGAATCTTTAATCATGTACCGCTGGCACGAACAAATGGGGACCAAAAAACATTGGCCGGCTATCGAAAGGGAAATTGCGTTTACGAAAGCGAAATACCGCGAACAACTATTGGCGCTGATTGCCCAGATGGGGGGGTGA
- a CDS encoding glycosyltransferase family 2 protein — MFPKVSVVIPVYNCPYVDEAIQSALDQTYENVEIIVVDDGSTMYEDKIAPFKDRVNYHRKANGGTASALNYGVRHASGQYVAWLSSDDLFHPDKIDRQLSFMLARDAWVSYTNYDLVNAQNETIKTFGGRCYATTIEFYRAFLTSVPVHGCTVMAKKELFTHVGYFNEHLLYTQDYEMWMRIVLSRFDFDYLHESLTRFRWHGGNGTILYQAEMEMEVRYIRETFNPTLLKWFESS; from the coding sequence ATGTTTCCTAAGGTTTCAGTGGTCATACCAGTTTACAATTGCCCTTACGTCGATGAAGCGATTCAGAGCGCTTTGGACCAAACCTATGAAAATGTAGAGATTATCGTTGTAGATGATGGTTCCACGATGTATGAGGACAAAATTGCTCCCTTTAAAGACAGGGTGAATTACCATCGTAAAGCCAATGGGGGAACGGCCAGCGCGTTGAATTACGGGGTTCGGCATGCTTCCGGGCAGTATGTGGCTTGGCTCAGCTCGGACGATCTGTTCCATCCCGACAAAATCGACAGACAATTGTCTTTTATGTTGGCGCGCGACGCATGGGTCAGTTATACCAACTATGATTTGGTCAACGCACAGAACGAGACGATAAAAACTTTTGGAGGACGTTGCTATGCAACGACGATAGAATTTTACCGGGCGTTTTTAACGAGTGTCCCGGTCCACGGCTGTACGGTTATGGCAAAAAAAGAATTGTTCACGCACGTAGGTTATTTCAACGAACATCTTCTTTACACGCAAGATTATGAAATGTGGATGCGAATCGTATTGTCCCGTTTCGATTTTGATTATTTACATGAATCGCTAACCCGATTTCGCTGGCATGGGGGGAATGGTACGATCCTGTATCAAGCCGAGATGGAGATGGAAGTCCGGTATATACGCGAAACGTTCAATCCCACCCTTCTCAAATGGTTCGAATCCAGTTAA
- a CDS encoding class I SAM-dependent methyltransferase, with amino-acid sequence MVPETNSKDLSAKLKELIDRQGYSLLDVGCGLCLNTDFECPITIGIDVHRPYLVNRVNRSVNMIPLHMDARAMSQYFLPKTISLVLFNDTLEHFHKNEALELLRQAEQIAVKRVIVFTPRGFFPQDGYDHFHLNGEVYQSHRSGWEPEEFLEKGYQVLVFKDFHDESNISFRQAFGEDHPPVDALLAWKDL; translated from the coding sequence ATGGTGCCCGAAACGAACAGTAAGGATTTGTCGGCAAAGCTGAAGGAATTAATAGATCGACAAGGATATAGTCTTCTTGACGTCGGATGCGGGCTTTGTTTGAATACGGACTTTGAATGTCCAATCACGATCGGGATTGATGTGCATCGTCCTTATCTAGTTAATCGCGTTAACCGTTCTGTCAACATGATTCCACTTCATATGGATGCTAGAGCTATGAGTCAATATTTTTTGCCGAAGACGATTTCTTTGGTGCTGTTTAATGACACGCTGGAACATTTTCATAAAAATGAGGCCTTAGAACTGTTAAGACAAGCGGAACAAATTGCCGTTAAGCGGGTCATTGTTTTTACCCCGAGAGGCTTCTTTCCCCAGGACGGGTATGATCATTTCCATCTGAACGGCGAGGTATATCAAAGCCACCGCAGTGGTTGGGAGCCTGAGGAGTTCTTAGAGAAAGGTTATCAAGTTCTAGTATTTAAAGATTTTCATGATGAGAGCAACATTTCATTCCGCCAAGCATTCGGGGAAGATCATCCTCCTGTCGATGCACTTCTGGCGTGGAAGGATTTATAG
- a CDS encoding peptidase G2 autoproteolytic cleavage domain-containing protein yields MACNQNPSGTCSTAEGFNTTSSGPSSHAEGFNTMATGNASHSEGGNTLASGEGSHAEGIGSNATAPAAHAEGVNNTASGNASHAEGGSCTASGSAAHAEGQNTSAIANAAHAEGFLTFATKDSAHAEGAHTQANGESAHAEGVGTIANADGSHAEGFNTVASSDVAHAEGTTTMASGVAAHAEGAQTTASGNASHSEGFGTLANAEAAHAEGLNTSAGGFAGAHIMGRNGTAQESYSWFIGNGTSAVTRGLGAKWLASTGNMHVDGAFVPGGADYAELFETIDGNSIEPGYFVSIFGKKIRAAASADDYIVGITSATPGMIGDSAEMHWQGKFLTDKWGRKQYREVTLAAETDAAGRELLPERTELHPVLNPMWDAKQEYVSRMKRPEWVAVGLLGKLLVRDDGTCEVDSYCRSNLNGVATKASSGYRVLERTGDNQILILFR; encoded by the coding sequence ATGGCGTGTAATCAAAATCCATCAGGTACTTGCTCTACGGCGGAAGGGTTTAATACGACGTCCAGCGGGCCTTCTTCACATGCGGAAGGATTCAACACGATGGCTACCGGAAATGCTTCCCATTCTGAAGGCGGAAATACGTTAGCTAGCGGGGAGGGTTCCCATGCAGAGGGCATCGGTAGCAACGCCACTGCTCCGGCTGCTCACGCTGAAGGGGTAAACAACACCGCCAGCGGGAATGCCTCTCATGCGGAAGGGGGCAGTTGCACAGCCAGCGGGTCGGCTGCCCATGCGGAAGGCCAGAATACAAGTGCGATCGCGAATGCCGCACATGCCGAAGGCTTTCTAACATTTGCTACGAAAGATTCCGCCCATGCTGAAGGAGCGCACACGCAGGCTAACGGTGAATCCGCTCATGCCGAGGGTGTCGGCACGATAGCTAATGCCGACGGATCGCATGCTGAAGGATTCAATACTGTCGCCAGTAGTGATGTCGCTCATGCTGAAGGAACCACGACGATGGCCAGCGGCGTCGCAGCGCATGCGGAGGGAGCGCAGACAACGGCCAGCGGCAACGCCTCTCACTCCGAAGGCTTCGGGACGCTAGCCAATGCTGAAGCAGCCCACGCGGAAGGATTGAATACGAGTGCGGGCGGATTTGCAGGCGCCCACATCATGGGCCGCAACGGTACTGCGCAGGAATCTTATTCCTGGTTCATTGGCAACGGAACGAGTGCCGTTACGCGAGGTCTTGGCGCAAAATGGCTCGCTTCTACTGGCAATATGCATGTCGACGGCGCTTTCGTACCTGGTGGAGCAGATTATGCCGAATTGTTCGAAACGATTGACGGCAATTCGATCGAACCGGGCTATTTTGTGTCTATCTTCGGGAAGAAAATTCGAGCGGCTGCTTCCGCAGATGACTATATTGTAGGCATTACAAGCGCAACTCCGGGAATGATTGGAGACAGTGCAGAGATGCATTGGCAAGGCAAATTTTTAACTGACAAATGGGGAAGAAAGCAGTACCGGGAAGTTACGCTAGCCGCAGAAACAGACGCAGCCGGAAGAGAGTTGCTTCCGGAACGTACAGAGCTTCACCCCGTTCTCAATCCGATGTGGGATGCGAAGCAGGAGTATGTTTCGCGCATGAAGCGACCGGAATGGGTTGCTGTAGGATTGCTCGGCAAACTTCTCGTTCGAGATGACGGAACCTGTGAAGTCGATAGCTACTGCAGATCTAATCTCAATGGTGTCGCCACGAAAGCAAGCTCGGGATACCGTGTATTGGAACGAACTGGCGACAATCAAATCTTAATTTTGTTTCGATAG